One Pseudonocardia abyssalis DNA segment encodes these proteins:
- a CDS encoding SGNH/GDSL hydrolase family protein: MPPTRLTVLGDSFVEGRGDPAPEGGYRGWVPRLADLLGLPAGSVRNLGAHGATTQDVLDHQIGRALVGKPPLIGVVVGVNDLVSDYDPARFRANLNEIFSVLCGMDTVVFTADYPDIPSNLPVPEGFRRLMQGRFAEANAAMRAAAASTGALCLDLAGAPEWRPGPAWSSDGLHPSPEGHQRFAASMAELVARDTGLVAA, translated from the coding sequence ATGCCCCCCACCAGGCTCACAGTGCTCGGCGACAGCTTCGTGGAGGGGCGTGGCGACCCGGCCCCGGAGGGCGGCTACCGCGGCTGGGTGCCGCGGCTGGCCGACCTCCTCGGGCTGCCCGCGGGATCGGTGCGCAACCTCGGCGCCCACGGGGCGACCACCCAGGACGTGCTCGACCACCAGATCGGCCGGGCGCTGGTGGGTAAGCCACCGCTGATCGGCGTCGTCGTCGGGGTCAACGACCTCGTCAGCGACTACGACCCCGCCCGGTTCCGCGCCAACCTGAACGAGATCTTCTCCGTGCTGTGCGGGATGGACACCGTCGTGTTCACCGCCGACTACCCCGACATCCCCTCCAACCTCCCCGTCCCGGAGGGGTTCCGCCGGCTGATGCAGGGCCGGTTCGCCGAGGCCAACGCGGCGATGCGCGCGGCCGCCGCGTCGACCGGGGCCCTGTGCCTGGACCTCGCGGGCGCCCCCGAGTGGCGGCCCGGGCCCGCGTGGTCCTCCGACGGCCTGCACCCGAGCCCCGAGGGGCACCAGCGGTTCGCCGCGTCCATGGCCGAGCTCGTCGCCCGTGACACGGGCCTCGTCGCCGCCTGA
- a CDS encoding LysR family transcriptional regulator produces MEFRHLVSFLAISEELHFGRAAARLHLTQPSLSQQLKRLERTLGVQLVARSSHDVRLTPAGRAFEPEARAIVAQMAKATNSVRELAAGRTGTVNVGYNFPAGQHILPATLARMHADLPDVSVALAERRTGPQLAALAEGAIDVALVYGRPVHPELRYRRLLQVPMVAVVGAGHRWAGRPGVPFAELARQPCIMFARDQSPGMYDVIHSAAEKSGVAMNVTHVVDDPGATAILVSVKSLIGFASASRAMYVGSFVGGVRPIPVQLYDPVPNVDLYAVWRPDITALGEAFLDRMEAAGPFQSPSLGLVDSHSGR; encoded by the coding sequence ATGGAATTCAGGCATCTCGTGTCGTTCCTGGCCATCTCGGAGGAGCTGCACTTCGGCCGGGCCGCCGCGCGGCTGCACCTCACCCAACCGTCGCTGAGCCAACAGCTCAAGCGCCTCGAACGGACCCTCGGGGTGCAGCTCGTGGCCCGCAGCTCGCACGACGTGCGGCTGACCCCGGCCGGCCGGGCGTTCGAACCGGAGGCGCGCGCGATCGTCGCGCAGATGGCGAAGGCGACGAACTCGGTGCGAGAGCTGGCGGCCGGGCGCACCGGCACCGTCAACGTCGGCTACAACTTCCCCGCGGGCCAGCACATCCTGCCCGCGACGCTGGCTCGGATGCACGCCGACCTGCCGGACGTCTCCGTCGCGCTGGCGGAGCGGCGCACCGGGCCGCAGCTCGCCGCGCTCGCCGAGGGGGCCATCGACGTCGCGCTGGTGTACGGACGCCCGGTGCACCCCGAGCTCCGGTACCGCAGGCTGCTGCAGGTGCCGATGGTGGCGGTGGTGGGGGCCGGGCACCGGTGGGCCGGGCGGCCCGGGGTGCCGTTCGCGGAGCTGGCCCGCCAGCCCTGCATCATGTTCGCCAGGGACCAGAGCCCCGGGATGTACGACGTGATCCACTCCGCCGCGGAGAAGTCCGGCGTCGCCATGAACGTCACGCACGTCGTCGACGATCCCGGTGCGACGGCGATCCTGGTGTCGGTCAAGTCGCTCATCGGGTTCGCCTCCGCGTCGCGCGCGATGTACGTCGGCTCGTTCGTCGGCGGGGTCCGGCCCATTCCCGTGCAGCTCTACGACCCGGTGCCGAACGTGGACCTCTACGCGGTGTGGCGCCCGGACATCACGGCGCTCGGGGAGGCGTTCCTCGACCGGATGGAGGCCGCCGGGCCGTTCCAGAGCCCGTCGCTGGGTTTGGTGGACTCCCACTCCGGGCGATAG
- a CDS encoding alpha/beta hydrolase family protein encodes MSASPPIKRPSAFSLLEQVPVTAADGTTFVVRVLPNDDPAVPVALVLPAMALKAKFYLPLLTALRAAGLSAAACDLRGQGESAPLLGDGPDFGYKELIETDLPAVVAAVRERFPQAPLFLFGHSLGGQLALLFAAANPDAVDGVAVIGTGTVFWRAFGPRRWFEALWSIQWIGLVAAVRGSWPGGVLIPGAMAGGVMTDWARHSRTSRYRFRGRSLDYDAALRALTAPVLTIALDRDLLGPKSNVDFLGRRMPAARLTAWDVDEDSGVVHRDHFEWVKDSAVLAPAVAHWVRTGSLPS; translated from the coding sequence GCCGACGGTACGACCTTCGTGGTCCGGGTGCTGCCGAACGACGACCCGGCCGTACCGGTGGCGCTGGTGCTGCCGGCGATGGCGCTCAAGGCCAAGTTCTACCTGCCGCTGCTCACGGCGCTGCGGGCCGCGGGGCTGTCCGCGGCCGCCTGCGACCTGCGCGGGCAGGGGGAGAGTGCGCCGCTGCTGGGCGACGGCCCCGACTTCGGCTACAAGGAGCTGATCGAGACCGACCTGCCGGCAGTGGTCGCGGCGGTGCGGGAGCGGTTCCCGCAGGCCCCGCTGTTCCTGTTCGGGCACAGTCTCGGCGGTCAGCTCGCGCTGCTGTTCGCGGCGGCGAACCCGGACGCGGTGGACGGCGTCGCCGTGATCGGGACCGGCACGGTCTTCTGGCGGGCGTTCGGGCCCCGGCGCTGGTTCGAGGCGTTGTGGTCGATCCAGTGGATCGGGCTGGTCGCGGCCGTCCGCGGCTCGTGGCCCGGTGGCGTCCTCATCCCGGGCGCGATGGCGGGCGGGGTGATGACCGACTGGGCGCGGCACTCGCGGACCAGCCGCTACCGCTTCCGGGGCCGCAGTCTCGACTACGACGCGGCGCTGCGGGCGCTCACCGCCCCGGTGCTGACGATCGCGCTCGACCGCGACCTGCTGGGACCCAAGTCGAACGTCGACTTCCTGGGCCGCCGGATGCCGGCGGCGCGGCTGACGGCCTGGGACGTGGACGAGGACTCCGGCGTGGTGCACCGCGACCACTTCGAGTGGGTCAAGGACAGCGCGGTGCTGGCCCCCGCGGTGGCCCACTGGGTCCGCACCGGATCCCTCCCGAGCTAG
- a CDS encoding NAD(P)/FAD-dependent oxidoreductase: protein MRELKYMYDVIVVGARCAGSPVAMLLARRGHRVLLVDRSTFPSDTPSTHYIHQAGLARLQDWGLLDRVVGTGVPAIRHLNFTYTGIEIAGFADPIEGVDAVYCPRRTVLDSLLVDAAREAGVDVIEDFTMADVVFAEGRAIGIRGRQRGGPELEFRSAFVVGADGAGSTVADKVGADFYVRRPAGCFIYYSYFSGLSHWGMHHRTGFGEQQIGTWPTNGGVNLLAVMRKRDRFADFRADVDGSFQEIFDQIDPALGEELRDSGVREEPFRPMRYPDNFYRRSHGPGWALVGDAGYHKDPFTGWGITDAFKYGELLAERLHEGLSGARPVDDAVAEYAKERDEASAGTFELTCSISELQLTPFYDAVFSAASHSEEYTKKFFGLIAGGIPGEQFFGRDSLERLYDEVDVPADRRVFAG, encoded by the coding sequence ATGAGGGAGCTGAAGTACATGTATGACGTCATTGTGGTGGGTGCCCGCTGTGCCGGTTCGCCGGTGGCGATGCTGCTGGCCCGACGGGGTCACCGCGTGCTGCTCGTGGACCGTTCGACGTTCCCGAGCGACACGCCCTCGACCCACTACATCCACCAGGCGGGCCTGGCCCGGCTGCAGGACTGGGGTCTGCTCGACCGGGTCGTCGGTACCGGCGTGCCCGCGATCCGGCACCTCAACTTCACCTACACCGGCATCGAGATCGCCGGGTTCGCCGACCCGATCGAGGGCGTCGACGCGGTGTACTGCCCGCGGCGCACCGTGCTGGACTCCCTGCTGGTCGACGCGGCGCGCGAGGCCGGGGTCGACGTCATCGAGGACTTCACGATGGCCGACGTGGTCTTCGCCGAGGGCCGGGCCATCGGCATCCGCGGCCGCCAGCGCGGCGGGCCGGAGCTGGAGTTCCGCAGCGCGTTCGTGGTGGGCGCCGACGGCGCCGGCTCGACGGTGGCCGACAAGGTGGGCGCCGACTTCTACGTGCGCCGTCCCGCCGGCTGCTTCATCTACTACTCCTACTTCAGCGGCCTGTCGCACTGGGGCATGCACCACCGCACCGGTTTCGGCGAGCAGCAGATCGGCACCTGGCCGACCAACGGCGGGGTCAACCTGCTCGCCGTGATGCGCAAGCGGGACCGGTTCGCCGACTTCCGCGCCGACGTCGACGGCTCGTTCCAGGAGATCTTCGACCAGATCGACCCGGCGCTCGGCGAGGAGCTGCGCGACAGCGGCGTCCGCGAGGAGCCGTTCCGGCCGATGCGCTACCCGGACAACTTCTACCGCCGCTCGCACGGCCCGGGCTGGGCGCTGGTCGGCGACGCCGGCTACCACAAGGACCCGTTCACCGGCTGGGGCATCACCGACGCCTTCAAGTACGGCGAACTGCTCGCCGAGCGGCTGCACGAGGGCCTGTCCGGCGCGCGCCCCGTCGACGACGCGGTCGCCGAGTACGCGAAGGAGCGCGACGAGGCCAGCGCCGGCACCTTCGAGCTGACCTGCAGCATCTCCGAGCTGCAGCTCACGCCGTTCTACGACGCGGTGTTCAGCGCGGCCTCGCACAGCGAGGAGTACACGAAGAAGTTCTTCGGCCTGATCGCGGGCGGGATCCCGGGCGAGCAGTTCTTCGGGCGGGACAGCCTCGAGCGCCTCTACGACGAGGTGGACGTCCCGGCCGACCGGCGGGTGTTCGCCGGCTGA
- a CDS encoding AMP-dependent synthetase/ligase — protein sequence MNRIANSGTGQTLAADCGLYSVLAEWARTDPDRPVISRKGADGWQDVSCAELAAHVDAVAGVLLDRGVRHGDRVAVLGTTRYEWAVADLAVLSIGAVTVPIYPTASEHQVRHVLGDSGATWSVAEDAAYGDRLRAAGAGEVWSFAEIDAWRDVPADIDRIREPVRADDLATIVYTSGTTGLPKGCMLTHANMYASSANTVRQTDWLFRRASPDDSAPAATLLSLPLSHVFGRTILLSCLIAGTRTGLVAGVPEMLGELPGFRPTFLALVPYALEKIRKRARSVLADDAEAAAVATGLGATGPGGGDDRRADPSHQRVRDLLGGRLGYVICGGASLDDTTWGFYAGVGIEILNCYGLTEAATAVTVNAPATNRFGTVGRPIPGTTVAIADDGEVLVSGDNVSPGYWPAARAQAGTWLHTGDLGELDDDGFLRITGRSKEILVTSGGKNVAPTPLEDRIRLHPLVSNCMLLGDGRSHVTALVTLDAAAAAGWAAERGLGPVDEHLCRDPALLAEIGTAVDAANALVSRAESVRRFRVVARDFTVDAGHLTPSMKLRRAAIAEAYAADVAALYGNEISVA from the coding sequence GTGAACAGAATCGCGAATTCGGGAACGGGACAGACACTGGCGGCCGACTGCGGCCTGTACTCCGTTCTGGCGGAGTGGGCGCGCACAGATCCGGACCGACCCGTGATCAGCCGGAAGGGTGCGGACGGCTGGCAGGACGTCAGCTGTGCGGAGCTCGCCGCGCACGTCGACGCCGTCGCCGGGGTCCTGCTCGACCGGGGCGTGCGGCACGGCGACCGGGTGGCGGTGCTCGGCACCACCCGCTACGAGTGGGCGGTGGCCGACCTCGCCGTGCTCAGCATCGGCGCGGTCACCGTGCCGATCTACCCGACCGCGTCGGAGCACCAGGTCCGGCACGTGCTCGGCGATTCCGGGGCCACCTGGTCGGTGGCCGAGGACGCGGCTTACGGCGACCGGCTCCGGGCGGCGGGCGCGGGCGAGGTGTGGTCCTTCGCCGAGATCGACGCCTGGCGCGACGTCCCGGCGGACATCGACCGGATCCGGGAGCCGGTCCGGGCCGACGACCTGGCCACGATCGTCTACACCAGCGGTACCACCGGCCTGCCGAAGGGCTGCATGCTCACCCACGCCAACATGTACGCGTCGTCGGCGAACACGGTGCGCCAGACCGACTGGCTGTTCCGCCGTGCCTCGCCGGACGACTCCGCCCCGGCGGCCACGCTGCTCTCGCTGCCGCTGTCGCACGTGTTCGGTCGCACGATCCTGCTCTCCTGCCTGATCGCGGGCACCCGGACGGGCCTGGTCGCGGGCGTGCCGGAGATGCTGGGGGAGCTGCCGGGGTTCCGTCCGACGTTCCTCGCGCTCGTCCCCTACGCGCTGGAGAAGATCCGCAAGCGGGCCCGGTCGGTCCTGGCGGACGACGCCGAGGCGGCCGCGGTCGCCACGGGACTGGGCGCCACGGGACCGGGCGGAGGGGACGATCGGCGGGCCGACCCCTCGCACCAGCGGGTCCGGGACCTGCTCGGCGGCCGGCTGGGGTACGTGATCTGCGGCGGTGCCTCGCTGGACGACACCACATGGGGCTTCTACGCCGGCGTGGGGATCGAGATCCTGAACTGCTACGGCCTGACCGAGGCGGCCACGGCGGTGACCGTGAACGCGCCGGCGACCAACCGCTTCGGCACGGTCGGCCGGCCGATCCCCGGCACGACCGTGGCCATCGCCGACGACGGTGAGGTGCTGGTGAGCGGCGACAACGTGTCCCCCGGCTACTGGCCCGCCGCCCGCGCGCAGGCCGGGACCTGGCTGCACACCGGCGATCTCGGGGAGCTCGACGACGACGGCTTCCTGCGCATCACCGGGCGCAGCAAGGAGATCCTGGTGACCAGCGGCGGGAAGAACGTGGCCCCGACACCGTTGGAGGACCGGATCCGGCTGCACCCGCTGGTGAGCAACTGCATGCTCCTCGGTGACGGGCGGTCGCACGTCACCGCGCTGGTCACCCTCGACGCCGCCGCGGCGGCGGGCTGGGCGGCGGAGCGGGGTCTCGGGCCGGTCGACGAGCACCTGTGCCGGGACCCGGCGCTGCTGGCCGAGATCGGCACCGCGGTGGACGCGGCCAACGCGCTGGTCTCGCGCGCCGAGTCGGTCCGCCGGTTCCGGGTGGTCGCCCGGGACTTCACGGTCGACGCCGGGCACCTCACGCCGTCGATGAAACTGCGCCGCGCGGCGATCGCGGAAGCCTACGCGGCGGATGTCGCGGCGTTGTACGGAAACGAGATTTCAGTCGCGTGA